From the Limosilactobacillus panis genome, one window contains:
- the mreC gene encoding rod shape-determining protein MreC, translating into MHKFFSNRQLVIIVIILVVCFGLMAGSISLRNRRNTPPLIQQFGNDIVGFADSAVALPVNWLQTSFSSVNDLMNTYSENRELKQQVTELAQTKVRDQTLAHENKQLKQELKLGKSMTDYDTVTAAVLMRTPSSWQQQLVINKGQSSGIKKNMPVMSDGGLIGRIIEVNKTNSKVELLSDTNEASSRFAISIGNKGDQVVNGIVTGYNANRNEIIMGQVSSKAKIKVGTKVITSGMGGITPKGLYVGKVSRIGKDDYGLAQKVYITPAANFNDINIVTVAESASQE; encoded by the coding sequence ATGCACAAGTTTTTTTCCAATCGTCAGTTGGTTATCATTGTGATAATTCTGGTCGTTTGCTTTGGCTTGATGGCAGGGTCGATTTCATTGCGGAATCGGCGGAACACGCCACCGTTGATTCAACAATTCGGTAATGACATTGTCGGCTTCGCAGATAGTGCAGTCGCCTTGCCGGTTAATTGGTTGCAGACCAGTTTCAGTTCCGTTAATGACTTGATGAATACTTATTCGGAAAATCGGGAGTTAAAACAACAAGTGACCGAACTGGCCCAGACAAAGGTGCGGGACCAAACCCTTGCTCACGAGAACAAACAGTTAAAACAGGAATTGAAACTTGGTAAATCAATGACGGATTATGATACGGTCACGGCCGCCGTTTTGATGCGGACACCATCTTCTTGGCAGCAACAGTTAGTTATCAACAAGGGACAGTCAAGTGGAATTAAAAAGAACATGCCGGTAATGAGTGACGGGGGCTTAATTGGTCGGATCATTGAAGTTAATAAGACCAACAGCAAAGTTGAGTTGCTGAGTGATACCAATGAGGCTTCCAGCCGGTTTGCCATTTCCATTGGCAATAAGGGGGACCAAGTTGTCAATGGAATCGTTACCGGCTATAACGCAAACCGCAATGAAATAATAATGGGACAGGTCAGCTCAAAGGCAAAAATCAAGGTCGGTACCAAAGTGATTACCAGCGGAATGGGTGGTATCACCCCCAAGGGTCTCTATGTTGGTAAGGTATCACGGATTGGCAAAGACGATTATGGCCTGGCGCAAAAGGTTTACATTACCCCTGCAGCTAACTTTAACGACATTAACATTGTTACGGTTGCAGAGAGTGCTTCTCAGGAGTGA
- a CDS encoding amino acid ABC transporter ATP-binding protein, with translation MLEVKNLRKSFGSRVILDNVNLTVKDGEILSIVGPSGAGKTTLLRCITGLETADSGQFLIDGQPFDPQGTAESDRVIGVVFQDYNLFPNLSVMENITLAPVMVLKKDKATAQKIAKNLLDELGLDDKGDLYPYQLSGGQKQRVAIARALAMKPKILCYDEPTSALDPTMRQEVAKIILGLKKDGMTQLVVTHDFDFANKIADDILKVKALDDSFKQVQDLDQEKN, from the coding sequence ATGTTAGAAGTTAAAAATTTACGAAAGAGTTTTGGCAGTCGGGTAATTCTCGACAACGTCAACCTGACAGTTAAGGATGGCGAGATCTTAAGTATTGTTGGTCCCTCTGGGGCGGGGAAAACAACCCTGCTCCGATGCATTACCGGTTTGGAAACGGCGGATAGTGGCCAGTTCCTAATCGATGGGCAGCCATTTGACCCCCAGGGAACGGCGGAATCAGACCGGGTGATTGGCGTTGTCTTCCAAGACTATAACCTGTTTCCTAACTTGTCCGTGATGGAAAATATTACCCTGGCGCCGGTGATGGTCCTGAAGAAGGATAAGGCGACTGCACAAAAGATTGCTAAGAATTTGTTAGATGAGCTGGGCTTGGACGATAAGGGCGACCTTTACCCCTACCAGCTATCCGGGGGACAAAAGCAACGGGTGGCAATTGCCCGGGCCCTGGCGATGAAGCCGAAAATCCTCTGCTATGATGAACCAACCTCCGCTTTGGACCCGACGATGCGGCAAGAAGTTGCGAAGATTATCCTAGGCCTGAAAAAGGACGGGATGACCCAATTGGTTGTTACCCACGATTTTGACTTTGCCAATAAGATTGCCGATGACATTTTGAAAGTAAAGGCCTTGGATGACTCATTCAAGCAGGTGCAAGACCTTGACCAGGAAAAGAATTAG
- the yfmF gene encoding EF-P 5-aminopentanol modification-associated protein YfmF, whose amino-acid sequence MHYNLARGVNLDVIPTKQFKANQILINFTTPQTHTNATARSLVANVLETSSKKYPTQTALARRLAQQYGTYISMGVGRVGLLHTVRLKAGFINDQLAHTNLFDQVIALIREILFNPLASDGAFDQATFARQAHNLGATINSYYDDKQFWAARRLLDLYYADDSVMQTPSFGKASEIAGLTAQNLYPVYQSMIEDDRVDILIIGDLDEQEVIRAIQQLPFNDRQIDLGQIIYDQRPYRQIQRQVEYQQLSQAKLNLGYQLPIHYGHALYYAGLVFNGLFGGSPYSKLFTNVREKASLAYYASSRLMPFNGLLTVQTGIKSSDARRVEELINAQLKEVQEDNYSDQRLNEVKAGLINQYRSGNDLAGNLLERQLVRNLLGVQQADIPAAFNAVTRAEIQRVARSLKQQAVYLLSGEN is encoded by the coding sequence GTGCATTATAATCTCGCTCGTGGGGTTAACCTTGACGTTATCCCGACGAAACAGTTTAAGGCAAATCAGATTCTCATTAATTTTACGACGCCCCAGACGCACACTAATGCCACCGCCCGTAGCCTCGTGGCCAACGTGCTGGAGACAAGTAGCAAGAAGTACCCGACTCAGACGGCCCTTGCCCGTCGCCTCGCCCAACAGTATGGGACATACATCAGCATGGGGGTTGGCCGGGTTGGCCTACTTCACACGGTTCGCTTGAAGGCCGGCTTTATTAATGACCAGTTGGCCCACACTAACCTGTTCGACCAGGTGATCGCCCTAATCCGTGAAATTTTATTTAACCCCCTAGCATCCGATGGGGCCTTTGACCAAGCAACCTTTGCGCGGCAGGCCCATAACCTGGGTGCCACCATCAACAGCTACTATGATGACAAGCAATTTTGGGCAGCCCGTCGCTTGCTGGACCTTTACTACGCCGATGATTCGGTAATGCAAACACCGAGTTTCGGTAAGGCTAGTGAGATTGCTGGGCTGACGGCGCAAAACCTCTACCCGGTTTACCAGTCAATGATTGAGGATGACCGGGTTGATATCTTGATCATTGGGGACCTTGACGAACAGGAGGTTATCAGGGCCATCCAGCAGCTGCCATTTAACGATCGTCAAATTGACCTCGGTCAGATTATTTATGACCAGCGTCCTTATCGCCAAATCCAGCGTCAGGTTGAGTATCAGCAGCTGAGCCAGGCCAAGCTAAATCTTGGTTACCAGCTACCGATTCATTATGGGCACGCCCTGTATTACGCCGGCCTGGTATTTAACGGCCTTTTCGGGGGCAGCCCGTACTCAAAGTTGTTTACAAATGTTCGTGAAAAGGCAAGTCTTGCTTACTATGCCTCAAGTCGGTTGATGCCTTTCAATGGTTTACTGACGGTACAAACGGGGATTAAGTCTAGCGACGCCCGCCGGGTTGAGGAACTGATCAATGCGCAACTCAAAGAGGTTCAAGAAGATAATTATAGTGACCAACGACTCAACGAAGTTAAAGCGGGGCTCATCAACCAGTACCGTTCCGGTAATGACCTTGCCGGTAACCTCCTGGAGCGCCAACTAGTTCGCAACCTCCTGGGTGTTCAGCAGGCCGATATTCCGGCAGCGTTTAACGCCGTTACCCGGGCAGAAATCCAACGGGTCGCCCGGTCACTGAAGCAACAAGCAGTATATTTATTAAGTGGTGAAAATTAA
- a CDS encoding valine--tRNA ligase: MNTEKEMSTKYDPAAVEKGRYQWWIDQGLFKPSGDKKAHPYSIVIPPPNVTGKLHLGHAWDTTLQDILIRQKRMQGYDVLWIPGMDHAGIATQAKVEARLQKQGISRYDLGREKFVQQVWDWKDEYADIIHKQWAKMGISVDYDRERFTLDKGLNKAVRKVFVDLYKKGLIYRGTYIINWDPQARTALSDIEVIHKDDKGAFYHVKYPFTDGTTFNGKDYIEIATTRPETMFGDEAVAVNPNDDRYKELVGKKVMVPLVNREIEIIADDYVTPDFGTGMVKITPAHDPNDFKVGKRHNLPELNTMNEDASMNENAGKYKGMDRFEARKAIVADLKDQGYMLKVVPIVHSVGHSERTGVQVEARLSTQWFVKMKPLAEMALKNQKTADRVNFIPERFEHTFTQWMENIHDWVISRQLWWGHRIPAWYNKQTGEVYVGMEAPKDAENWEQDKDVLDTWFSSALWPFSTMGWPDTDSADFKRYFPTNTLVTGYDIIFFWVSRMIFQSLEFTGRAPFKNVLLHGLIRDEQGRKMSKSLGNGIDPMDVIKKYGVDALRWFLINGSTPGQDIRFSYTKMDAAWNFINKIWNASRYVIMNLGEMPAPVLPAQDKWDLADRWILSRLNATVKQVTEMSEKFEFGEVGRALYNFIWNDFCDWYIEMTKEKLNNGTDEEKTNTKNILGYVLDQTLKLLHPIMPFVTEKLWLSMPHTGKSIMVAPYPTVNADLDDEDATEQMDSLIEMIKAVRSIRNEANAPMSKPVDILVKTKNDHLKGMLENNRDYIDRFCHPAELQIGADVVAPKLAMSSILAGAEVFIPMAELVDLDEEKAKMQKEIAKLEKEVNRSSKKLGNKKFVENAPEKVVEAEKQKAVEWQQKLAAAKDRLASLENA, from the coding sequence ATGAACACTGAAAAAGAGATGTCAACTAAGTATGATCCCGCAGCAGTCGAAAAGGGCCGCTACCAATGGTGGATTGATCAGGGCCTGTTCAAGCCGAGTGGTGATAAGAAGGCCCACCCATATTCAATTGTTATTCCGCCGCCGAACGTAACTGGTAAGTTGCACCTGGGCCACGCCTGGGATACCACCCTGCAGGATATCCTTATTCGTCAAAAGCGGATGCAGGGTTACGATGTTCTATGGATTCCGGGGATGGACCACGCAGGGATTGCTACCCAGGCGAAGGTCGAAGCCCGCTTGCAGAAGCAGGGAATTTCCCGTTATGACCTTGGTCGGGAAAAGTTCGTTCAACAGGTTTGGGACTGGAAGGACGAATACGCCGACATCATTCATAAGCAATGGGCAAAGATGGGAATTTCCGTCGACTATGATCGAGAACGCTTTACCCTTGATAAGGGGTTGAACAAGGCGGTGCGGAAGGTCTTCGTTGACCTCTACAAGAAAGGCCTCATTTACCGGGGAACTTACATTATCAACTGGGACCCACAAGCACGGACGGCCCTTTCTGATATCGAAGTCATTCACAAGGATGATAAGGGTGCCTTTTACCACGTTAAGTATCCATTTACTGATGGCACTACCTTCAACGGTAAGGACTATATTGAAATTGCCACTACCCGACCAGAAACCATGTTTGGTGATGAAGCGGTTGCCGTTAATCCAAATGACGACCGTTACAAGGAATTAGTCGGCAAGAAAGTCATGGTACCGCTCGTTAACCGGGAAATCGAGATCATCGCTGATGACTACGTAACGCCGGACTTCGGAACTGGGATGGTTAAGATCACACCGGCTCACGACCCGAACGACTTTAAGGTTGGTAAGCGGCACAACTTGCCGGAATTGAACACCATGAACGAAGACGCTTCGATGAACGAGAACGCCGGTAAGTACAAGGGAATGGACCGCTTTGAGGCCCGGAAAGCCATTGTTGCTGACTTGAAGGACCAGGGCTACATGTTAAAGGTAGTCCCAATTGTCCACTCCGTTGGTCACTCCGAACGGACCGGGGTCCAAGTGGAGGCCCGGCTTTCGACCCAGTGGTTTGTCAAGATGAAGCCACTTGCTGAAATGGCATTGAAGAACCAAAAGACGGCCGACCGGGTCAACTTCATTCCGGAACGGTTCGAACACACCTTCACCCAGTGGATGGAAAATATTCATGACTGGGTTATTTCCCGGCAACTCTGGTGGGGTCACCGGATTCCTGCTTGGTACAACAAGCAGACTGGGGAAGTCTACGTTGGAATGGAAGCACCAAAGGATGCGGAAAACTGGGAGCAAGACAAGGATGTCCTTGATACTTGGTTCTCTAGTGCCCTATGGCCATTCTCCACGATGGGCTGGCCGGATACCGATTCCGCGGACTTTAAGCGCTACTTCCCAACTAATACCCTGGTTACCGGTTACGACATCATCTTCTTCTGGGTTTCGCGGATGATCTTCCAGTCACTTGAATTTACTGGTCGGGCACCGTTCAAGAACGTCTTGTTACACGGTTTGATTCGTGATGAGCAGGGACGGAAGATGAGTAAGTCTTTGGGGAACGGGATTGACCCAATGGACGTCATCAAGAAGTACGGGGTCGATGCCTTACGGTGGTTCCTCATCAATGGTTCCACGCCGGGTCAAGACATTCGTTTCTCTTACACCAAGATGGACGCTGCCTGGAACTTTATCAACAAGATTTGGAACGCCAGCCGATATGTCATCATGAATCTGGGCGAAATGCCGGCACCAGTCCTGCCCGCACAGGATAAATGGGACCTGGCCGACCGCTGGATCTTAAGCCGGTTAAACGCCACGGTCAAGCAGGTTACCGAAATGTCCGAGAAGTTTGAATTCGGTGAAGTCGGCCGGGCCCTTTACAACTTTATCTGGAATGATTTCTGTGACTGGTACATTGAAATGACCAAGGAAAAGTTGAATAACGGGACGGACGAGGAAAAGACGAATACCAAGAACATCCTGGGTTATGTCCTGGACCAAACCTTGAAGCTCTTGCACCCAATCATGCCGTTTGTTACTGAAAAGCTGTGGCTATCAATGCCGCACACGGGTAAGTCAATCATGGTCGCACCATACCCAACGGTTAACGCTGACCTTGATGATGAGGACGCCACGGAACAGATGGACAGCTTGATTGAAATGATCAAGGCGGTGCGGAGTATCAGAAACGAGGCCAACGCCCCAATGTCTAAACCGGTGGACATCCTGGTTAAGACCAAGAACGACCACCTGAAGGGGATGCTGGAGAATAACCGTGACTACATCGACCGCTTCTGTCATCCGGCTGAGTTGCAAATTGGTGCCGATGTGGTCGCACCAAAGCTGGCCATGTCAAGTATCCTTGCCGGCGCGGAAGTCTTCATCCCAATGGCCGAACTGGTGGACCTGGATGAAGAAAAGGCGAAGATGCAAAAAGAAATTGCCAAGTTGGAGAAGGAAGTCAACCGTTCTTCAAAGAAGCTTGGTAACAAGAAGTTTGTTGAAAACGCACCTGAAAAGGTTGTTGAAGCTGAGAAGCAAAAGGCCGTTGAATGGCAGCAAAAACTGGCCGCTGCTAAGGACCGGCTTGCTTCCCTCGAAAATGCATAG
- the mreD gene encoding rod shape-determining protein MreD — protein MYRLSRLKYVFPLGLFVSLFLDGALSHVWAPLFFRYPYSMMSELALLWLVLAYFFENGIDIPLIPFAIAAGVVADMYSSGILGLYMVLYPCIVALTQLLAKYFSGSFLSMIMIFFVDVVAFATINYWAYYMVGVTNTNFGDFLAFSLAPTLALNLVYFVVLYWPIQSLFNWATTENKV, from the coding sequence ATGTATCGATTATCACGATTAAAATACGTTTTCCCGCTCGGCCTATTTGTAAGTCTCTTTCTTGATGGGGCTTTGAGTCACGTCTGGGCGCCCCTGTTTTTCCGGTACCCATATTCGATGATGAGTGAGTTGGCTTTGCTGTGGTTAGTATTGGCCTATTTCTTTGAAAATGGGATTGATATTCCGCTAATTCCTTTTGCCATTGCGGCGGGAGTAGTTGCCGATATGTACTCTTCTGGGATCTTAGGCTTATACATGGTTCTTTATCCATGCATTGTCGCTTTGACCCAGCTTCTGGCAAAGTATTTCAGTGGGTCATTTTTATCAATGATTATGATTTTCTTTGTTGACGTCGTTGCGTTTGCTACGATTAACTACTGGGCCTACTACATGGTAGGAGTCACAAATACTAATTTTGGTGACTTCTTGGCCTTTTCTTTGGCGCCTACACTGGCCCTCAACCTGGTTTACTTTGTGGTTTTATACTGGCCGATTCAGTCCTTATTCAATTGGGCAACGACTGAAAATAAAGTTTAA
- a CDS encoding folylpolyglutamate synthase/dihydrofolate synthase family protein: MISTYEEALNFIHGRTKFKKVPTLKRMRRFLDELGNPQKGLKYIHVTGTNGKGSTVAMLRSMLLASGLSVGSFTSPFITRFNERIEYNAQQISDADLVRLTNRVSKVVAKLDQELPMGGPTEFEIDTAIMFCYMAEKQPDVVLLEVGIGGLFDSTNVIVPAVSVITTVGWDHMKYLGNTLKEIAQQKAGIIKDHVPVVIGKLPSSAEAAIIEDAAGKKAPLYKLGTDFTIQKADDHHFFAKVDYQGLQLRHLKCQLGLGGDYQVENAAIAITALQLFMKEQVSPLDRSAVIKGLTTVNWPGRLEVVNPQPLVLLDGAHNLPGIQALVKTIQGDFAGRDVYLLVAILADKQYELMMGELASLGNVHITVTNFAGPGPKRPSADLAAVAKKIKSRYPIKVTKEWPLAFQQVAQGLSEDDVMIVTGSLYFISEVRHLFSDN; encoded by the coding sequence ATGATTTCAACTTATGAAGAGGCTCTGAACTTCATTCACGGGCGGACCAAGTTTAAAAAGGTGCCGACACTAAAACGAATGCGTCGGTTTCTCGATGAACTTGGTAACCCCCAAAAAGGACTGAAGTATATTCACGTGACGGGGACCAATGGTAAGGGGTCGACAGTAGCAATGCTGCGGTCGATGCTGTTGGCGAGTGGCCTGAGCGTCGGCAGCTTTACGTCCCCGTTCATCACCCGGTTCAATGAACGCATCGAATACAACGCCCAGCAGATAAGTGACGCCGATTTAGTCCGGTTAACCAACCGGGTCAGCAAGGTTGTCGCTAAGTTGGACCAGGAGCTTCCCATGGGGGGACCAACCGAGTTTGAGATCGATACTGCCATCATGTTTTGCTACATGGCAGAAAAGCAGCCGGACGTTGTCTTGCTGGAGGTCGGAATTGGCGGCCTGTTTGATTCCACAAACGTCATTGTCCCGGCAGTCAGTGTCATTACTACGGTTGGCTGGGACCATATGAAGTACCTCGGCAACACCCTTAAAGAGATTGCCCAGCAAAAGGCGGGAATCATCAAGGACCATGTTCCGGTGGTGATTGGGAAGTTGCCATCAAGCGCGGAGGCGGCAATTATCGAGGATGCGGCTGGTAAAAAGGCCCCCCTCTATAAGCTGGGAACTGACTTTACTATCCAGAAGGCTGATGACCACCACTTTTTTGCTAAGGTTGATTACCAGGGACTCCAGCTTCGCCACCTTAAGTGTCAACTCGGTCTCGGGGGCGACTACCAGGTAGAAAATGCCGCGATTGCTATTACTGCTCTTCAACTTTTCATGAAAGAGCAGGTCTCACCGCTTGACCGGTCCGCCGTCATTAAGGGACTGACAACGGTTAACTGGCCGGGGAGACTGGAGGTAGTTAATCCCCAGCCCCTGGTCCTCTTGGATGGGGCCCACAACCTTCCCGGAATTCAGGCCCTGGTTAAAACAATCCAGGGTGACTTCGCCGGTCGGGATGTCTACCTTTTGGTCGCAATTTTAGCTGACAAACAGTACGAGCTGATGATGGGCGAGTTAGCGAGTCTCGGCAATGTCCATATTACCGTCACCAACTTTGCGGGCCCCGGTCCCAAGCGGCCGAGTGCGGACTTGGCGGCGGTCGCGAAGAAGATTAAAAGCCGGTACCCAATTAAGGTTACCAAAGAGTGGCCACTTGCCTTTCAGCAGGTCGCACAAGGGCTCAGTGAGGATGACGTGATGATTGTTACGGGGTCGCTCTACTTTATTTCTGAAGTTCGGCACTTATTTAGTGACAATTAG
- a CDS encoding JAB domain-containing protein, translating into MLEVIHNDHYLDLLAKGICANTPERNQELVMKFWEMFPTLTSIKNMTDDERRAVLSWGPEMRCLLAAMELGQLVLKGHREILGHAYSSMALGREMIDYFLGEDQEGVTLACTDVHNEIIDLKTLFVGGQSECVLYPDRIFSYALRRSASGIIMIHNHPSGDVHPSAQDLAFAKRLDRGSRLLGLRLLDFIIVGRDRYYSWREKQQVHP; encoded by the coding sequence ATGTTAGAAGTAATACACAATGACCATTACTTAGACCTGTTGGCGAAGGGGATTTGTGCCAATACGCCGGAACGCAATCAGGAACTCGTGATGAAGTTTTGGGAGATGTTTCCAACGTTAACGAGCATCAAAAATATGACTGATGATGAGCGGCGGGCGGTCCTATCCTGGGGACCAGAGATGCGATGCTTACTTGCAGCGATGGAGCTTGGTCAGCTGGTACTAAAAGGGCACCGTGAAATTTTGGGCCACGCCTATTCCAGCATGGCTTTAGGACGGGAAATGATTGACTACTTTTTGGGTGAGGACCAGGAAGGGGTCACTCTGGCGTGTACTGATGTCCACAATGAGATCATTGACTTGAAGACCCTTTTTGTCGGTGGGCAGAGCGAGTGTGTATTATACCCCGACCGGATCTTCAGCTATGCCCTACGGCGGTCGGCTAGTGGAATTATCATGATCCACAACCACCCGTCTGGGGATGTGCACCCGTCCGCACAGGACCTAGCATTTGCAAAACGGCTTGACCGGGGGAGCCGCTTGTTAGGACTCCGTCTGCTTGACTTCATAATTGTTGGACGGGACCGTTACTACAGTTGGCGGGAAAAGCAGCAGGTTCATCCCTAA
- a CDS encoding rod shape-determining protein, whose product MLGIGTKNLGIDLGTANTIVYLEGKGIVLREPSVVARNTKTNEVISVGSDARDMIGRTPESIVAIRPMKDGVIADYDTTVAMMKYYINKALGNSNGKPYVMVCVPSGITEVEKRAVIDATRVAGARDAYVIEEPFAAAIGAGLPVMDPTGSMVVDIGGGTTDVATISLGGIVSSRSIRMAGDKMNNAIVQYVRQNMNLLIGERTAEKLKWDVGSASVTAAEEMGTTDVRGRDLVTGLPKTMQVSAKDVSTALQDVVENIINAIKGTLEETSPEIAADVIDHGIVLTGGGALLKNLPDVIADATKVPVFIANDPLDCVAIGTGESLKSIDVMKKK is encoded by the coding sequence TTGCTAGGAATCGGAACCAAAAATCTTGGAATCGATCTGGGAACCGCCAACACGATTGTCTACCTCGAAGGTAAGGGCATCGTTCTCCGTGAACCATCAGTTGTCGCTCGGAATACTAAAACAAACGAAGTGATTTCAGTTGGTAGCGACGCACGGGACATGATTGGCCGGACGCCAGAGAGTATCGTTGCTATTCGTCCAATGAAGGACGGTGTAATTGCTGACTACGACACGACCGTGGCAATGATGAAGTACTACATCAACAAGGCGCTGGGGAACAGTAACGGCAAACCTTACGTCATGGTATGTGTTCCAAGTGGTATCACTGAAGTTGAAAAGCGGGCAGTTATTGACGCTACCCGTGTTGCTGGTGCCCGGGATGCTTATGTCATCGAAGAACCATTTGCGGCCGCAATTGGTGCGGGCCTGCCGGTCATGGATCCTACCGGGAGTATGGTTGTTGACATTGGTGGGGGAACCACAGATGTTGCTACCATTTCCTTAGGAGGCATTGTCTCAAGTCGTTCCATCCGGATGGCTGGTGACAAGATGAATAATGCCATCGTCCAATACGTACGGCAAAATATGAACCTCTTGATTGGGGAAAGAACAGCAGAAAAACTTAAGTGGGATGTTGGTTCTGCCTCCGTTACGGCAGCTGAAGAAATGGGAACGACCGATGTTCGTGGTCGGGACCTGGTAACCGGGTTGCCAAAGACGATGCAGGTTTCTGCTAAGGATGTTTCGACCGCCTTGCAAGACGTTGTTGAAAACATCATCAACGCTATTAAGGGGACCCTGGAAGAAACATCACCAGAAATTGCTGCTGATGTTATCGACCACGGGATTGTCTTAACCGGTGGCGGTGCCCTTCTGAAGAACTTGCCAGACGTAATTGCTGATGCTACTAAAGTACCAGTATTTATTGCCAATGACCCGTTAGACTGTGTAGCTATCGGGACAGGGGAGTCCTTGAAGAGTATCGATGTTATGAAGAAAAAGTAA
- a CDS encoding amino acid ABC transporter substrate-binding protein gives MKKVKTIWLLMLLIVPLFLLGGCESVTTRANTQDTWSRIQRRKRVVIGLDDSFVPMGYRQKNGKLVGYDIDLAKAVFKQYGIKADFQTIDWSMKETELKNGTIDLLWNGYSINSSREKKVAFSRPYLANRQVLVTKRSSHINGLSGMTGKALGVQNGSTGAAVLDEKPRLLKDKIKGKSAVLYDTFPDAFIDLNANRIQGILMDEVYADYYVQHQKNRNAYKVYVSKKLPVEYFGVGMRKGDKTLRNKINRGLGNLQKDGQLRKINEKWFGRDSNFLGPDNYRQ, from the coding sequence ATGAAGAAGGTTAAAACAATCTGGTTGCTGATGCTTCTCATTGTTCCGCTGTTTCTTCTCGGCGGTTGTGAAAGTGTAACAACACGGGCCAATACGCAGGACACCTGGTCACGAATCCAGCGACGAAAAAGGGTTGTCATTGGGCTAGACGATAGCTTTGTCCCGATGGGTTACCGGCAAAAGAACGGTAAGCTGGTTGGCTATGATATTGACCTTGCTAAGGCGGTATTTAAGCAGTACGGAATTAAGGCAGACTTTCAGACGATTGACTGGTCAATGAAAGAGACCGAGTTGAAGAACGGTACCATCGATCTTTTATGGAACGGCTATTCGATTAATTCCAGCCGAGAAAAGAAGGTTGCATTTAGTCGCCCGTACCTTGCTAACCGCCAGGTCCTGGTTACCAAGCGTAGTAGTCACATCAATGGCCTGAGCGGAATGACCGGTAAGGCCCTCGGTGTCCAGAATGGTTCAACCGGGGCGGCGGTTTTGGATGAGAAGCCACGGCTGTTAAAGGATAAGATAAAGGGGAAGAGTGCGGTCCTGTACGATACTTTCCCGGACGCCTTCATTGACCTGAACGCCAACCGAATTCAAGGAATCCTCATGGATGAGGTTTACGCAGACTACTATGTTCAACACCAAAAGAACAGGAACGCCTACAAGGTATACGTCAGCAAGAAGTTGCCGGTAGAATACTTCGGCGTTGGGATGCGGAAGGGTGACAAGACCCTCCGTAATAAGATCAACCGGGGGCTGGGAAACCTGCAAAAGGATGGCCAGTTACGGAAGATTAATGAAAAGTGGTTTGGACGAGACAGTAATTTCTTAGGGCCAGACAATTATCGGCAGTAA
- a CDS encoding amino acid ABC transporter permease — MSLHYVSEILPSLFQGASLTLQIFFWTLIGSLPLGILVSLGLISKIKPLKWILEIYVWLMRGTPLLLQLIFVFYGLPIIGIVFQRYDAALVAFILNYAAYFAEIFRGGFQAIDEGQFEAARVLRLSYWQTLRKIVIPQVVKIVIPSIGNEVINLVKDSSLVYVIGLGDLLRAGNVATSRDVTLVPLLLVGLIYLILVGICTLVLRKVEQRYAYFK; from the coding sequence ATGTCTTTGCACTACGTTTCAGAAATTTTACCATCACTATTCCAGGGGGCGTCGTTAACCCTCCAGATCTTCTTTTGGACGCTAATTGGTTCGTTACCACTGGGAATCCTAGTTAGTTTGGGGCTGATCTCCAAAATCAAGCCTTTGAAATGGATTCTGGAAATTTACGTTTGGCTGATGCGGGGGACACCACTGCTGCTACAGTTGATCTTTGTTTTCTACGGTTTACCAATCATTGGGATCGTCTTCCAACGTTATGACGCGGCCCTGGTTGCCTTCATCCTTAACTACGCGGCCTACTTTGCAGAAATCTTCCGCGGTGGTTTTCAAGCAATTGACGAGGGTCAGTTTGAAGCTGCCCGGGTGCTGCGGTTAAGTTACTGGCAGACCCTTCGTAAGATTGTAATCCCCCAAGTGGTCAAGATCGTTATCCCATCAATTGGGAACGAAGTCATCAACCTGGTTAAGGATTCTTCATTAGTTTACGTCATCGGGCTTGGCGACTTACTACGGGCCGGAAACGTTGCAACGTCAAGGGACGTCACCCTTGTCCCACTATTGCTGGTTGGTCTGATTTACTTGATTTTAGTTGGCATTTGCACGTTGGTATTGCGGAAAGTTGAACAGCGATACGCATACTTCAAGTAG